One region of Wyeomyia smithii strain HCP4-BCI-WySm-NY-G18 chromosome 3, ASM2978416v1, whole genome shotgun sequence genomic DNA includes:
- the LOC129728351 gene encoding putative serine protease K12H4.7 — MLPKLLIFFGATVALATAAIHLDPSRPLLFGTQRIIPQAPASEVDSTAAWNTFSVRQSYSFAQDLDEFPMRYVTNDQFYVPGGPIFIFIGGPWELEAHLVEQGHFVDIAREMNGFLVANELRYYGESIPTEDASRENLRFLSMDQILPDIASFITHIKNDVVRNPGARVVLTGVGFSGSIALWTRKRYQHLVQGVWSAGGMVEASDDFRRFSEEVGENIRRFGSDDCYNAIWQGFGITENLLDAGLSTTVDQLFNVCTPIVADDPLDVAAFFNGIFNEISMLAVNINLRENIEDMCRVLTDPDQPNGLTALSDWLTGIFPDTECLTMDFQSVVNAYQVTNWEDEMLRNGERQWLFQRCTSLGWPLTSGSLYQPFGNRITPYLFLELCERLFDDWLSPQVFRSLVRNTNMFFGAGSPDVQRVTYTYGSLDPWRYTGVRYAYEDSYVRIIQGATHGEEMASLSEDDSFELRMAKERVSQDIRRWVYARPPGPP, encoded by the exons ATGTTACCAAAGCTGCTAATTTTCTTTGGTGCAACAGTGGCTCTAGCTACTGCTGCCATTCATCTGGACCCTAGCAGACCGCTGCTATTTGGAACACAACGTATCATTCCTCAGGCGCCCGCTAGTGAAGTGGACAGTACAGCGGCATGGAACACGTTTTCAGTGCGGCAAAGCTATTCGTTTGCACAGGACCTGGACGAGTTTCCGATGCGATACGTTACAAATGATCAGTTCTACGTACCGGGCGGacctatttttattttcattggtGGACCATGGGAACTGGAGGCGCATTTGGTCGAGCAAGGACACTTTGTCGACATTGCCAGAGAAATGAATGGTTTTCTAGTAGCGAATGAACTGCGCTATTATGGAGAAAGTATTCCTACAGA AGATGCATCTCGAGAAAACTTGCGTTTTCTGAGCATGGACCAAATCCTACCGGATATCGCCAGCTTCATCACACATATCAAAAACGATGTCGTTCGAAATCCCGGAGCAAGGGTTGTTCTCACAGGTGTTGGATTCTCTGGTTCTATTGCCCTGTGGACGCGTAAGCGGTATCAACATTTGGTGCAAGGCGTGTGGTCCGCCGGTGGCATGGTTGAAGCCAGTGAcgattttagaagattttccgaAGAAGTTGGTGAAAATATTCGCCGTTTTGGAAGTGACGACTGCTATAACGCTATTTGGCAAGGTTTCGGAATTACCGAAAATTTGCTTGATGCTGGTCTCTCCACCACTGTCGATCAATTATTCAATGTATGCACTCCGATTGTAGCGGATGATCCATTGGATGTGGCAGCTTTCTTCAATGGAATCTTCAACGAAATCTCGATGCTGGCAGTCAACATAAACCTTCGTGAGAATATCGAAGATATGTGCCGGGTTCTAACGGATCCTGATCAACCTAATGGACTCACCGCTTTATCTGACTGGTTGACTGGCATTTTCCCGGATACCGAGTGTCTCACGATGGATTTCCAAAGCGTCGTTAATGCTTACCAAGTTACTAACTGGGAGGACGAAATGCTCCGGAACGGAGAACGCCAGTGGTTGTTCCAGCGATGCACGTCGCTCGGATGGCCTCTAACCAGTGGCTCCCTGTACCAACCATTCGGCAACCGGATAACTCCATATCTTTTCCTTGAACTATGCGAGCGTCTGTTTGACGACTGGCTTTCACCACAAGTTTTCCGGTCCCTTGTAAGAAATACTAACATGTTTTTCGGAGCCGGCAGTCCTGATGTACAACGCGTAACGTACACGTATGGTTCGTTGGACCCATGGCGGTACACCGGTGTGAGATATGCTTATGAAGACTCCTATGTTAGGATCATCCAAGGTGCAACACATGGCGAAGAGATGGCTTCCCTTTCAGAAGACGATTCATTTGAGCTTCGGATGGCCAAAGAACGGGTTTCTCAGGATATTCGCCGGTGGGTATACGCTCGTCCTCCCGGTCCGCCTTGA